In Shinella sp. XGS7, a single genomic region encodes these proteins:
- the rpsR gene encoding 30S ribosomal protein S18: MPPARGKGRFSKDKKPKRNQQSLLFRRKRFCRFTVAGVESIDYKDVDTLRDFVGENGKITPARLTGTRAFYQRQLTVAIKRARFLALLPYSDQHKV, from the coding sequence ATGCCCCCCGCACGTGGTAAGGGTCGCTTCTCCAAAGACAAGAAGCCCAAGCGCAACCAACAATCGCTGCTGTTCCGCCGCAAGCGTTTCTGCCGTTTCACCGTCGCTGGTGTTGAATCCATCGACTACAAGGACGTGGACACCCTGCGCGACTTCGTCGGCGAAAACGGCAAGATCACGCCCGCTCGCCTGACCGGCACCCGCGCTTTCTACCAGCGCCAGCTGACCGTGGCCATCAAGCGCGCTCGCTTCCTGGCCCTGCTGCCCTACAGCGATCAGCACAAGGTCTGA
- the priB gene encoding primosomal replication protein N produces MNKLVLQAQLLELGLIRYTPAGQAALDFSLKHESQVTEAGRPRRVSLEIKSVVIGSELCKRVQALGVGGHAFFEGFIAAMRNGRGTIFHITELKPAPAATSSVANPD; encoded by the coding sequence GTGAACAAGCTTGTCTTGCAAGCGCAGCTGCTTGAGCTGGGACTGATCAGATACACGCCGGCCGGCCAGGCGGCCCTGGACTTCAGCTTGAAGCATGAGTCCCAGGTCACCGAAGCCGGACGCCCCCGCCGGGTCTCCCTGGAGATCAAGAGTGTGGTCATCGGCAGTGAACTCTGCAAGCGCGTTCAGGCGCTGGGGGTCGGTGGACATGCCTTCTTCGAAGGTTTCATCGCCGCCATGCGCAACGGTCGTGGAACGATCTTCCACATCACCGAACTGAAGCCGGCGCCCGCAGCAACATCGTCCGTCGCTAATCCGGATTGA
- the rpsF gene encoding 30S ribosomal protein S6, with protein sequence MRHYEIVLLIHPDQSEQVPAMLERYKGLITAGGGAVHRVEDWGRRQLAYLIQKLAKAHYLCLNIECSKEVLAELETGFRFNDAVLRHLTVVKDKAETTPSVMMKAVEREEARKAPQEA encoded by the coding sequence ATGCGTCACTACGAGATCGTTCTGCTGATCCATCCGGATCAAAGCGAACAAGTTCCGGCCATGCTGGAGCGTTACAAGGGCCTGATCACTGCCGGTGGCGGTGCCGTGCACCGCGTCGAGGACTGGGGCCGCCGTCAGCTGGCCTACCTGATCCAGAAGCTGGCCAAGGCCCACTACCTGTGCCTGAACATCGAGTGCAGCAAGGAAGTGCTGGCTGAGCTCGAAACCGGCTTCCGCTTCAACGACGCCGTCCTGCGCCACCTGACCGTGGTCAAGGACAAGGCCGAGACCACGCCTTCCGTGATGATGAAGGCTGTGGAGCGCGAAGAGGCCCGCAAGGCGCCTCAGGAAGCCTGA
- a CDS encoding sodium:solute symporter family protein: MPPPFASSGSRPSPGLKTRLNRIYAWYTLGFAGFVLLLALLERLGLSKSWIGFSFLFATVAVYAGIGVLSRTTDPDEYYVAGRRVPALYNGMATSADWMSAASFIGMAGTLYLSGYGGLAFVLGWTGGFCLVALGLAPYLRRFGKYTVPDFLGDRYGSNAVRLIAALAAIAVSFIYVVAQIYGVGLITARLSGLTFEIGVFVGLGGVLVCSFLGGMRAVTWTQVGQYIILIVAYLVPVVWLSVKQTGSPVPQAVYGYQLQQISQREHELREDPAELQVIAALERRAETLRRQLQDVPAALARERSENLARVARLKADDAPLAEIQAAEKKLGTMPRTPAEARELWQRQLAAYEARAKPLGGMPPHAQAFAGDPEGDAAAQRSFEESRRNFLALVFCLVVGTAGLPHILNRSYTTPSVREARESVGWSLFFIGLLYITAPALAVMVKFEVFDALVGTPFGQLPSWIAQWAKVDPGLLSVSDLNGDGLLQLGEMQIGGDIVMLVTPELAGLPYVVSGMVAAGGLAAALSTADGLLLTISSALAHDIYHRVINPRASAPKRVMVSKTMLLLTALAAAAVAAQKPADILLLVAAAFSLAGAAFVPVLLLGVFWRRANAWGAIAGMLVGLGVTAWYMVSAHPGLRASLGLSGPPLLWWGIQPISAGVFGVPASLAAAVLVSLLTPRRVAGETLAGELRHPPPV, translated from the coding sequence GTGCCGCCCCCCTTTGCCTCCTCCGGGTCGCGCCCGAGCCCGGGCCTCAAGACCCGCCTGAACCGGATCTATGCCTGGTACACCCTGGGCTTTGCCGGTTTCGTGCTCTTGCTGGCCCTGCTGGAGCGCCTGGGCCTGTCCAAGAGCTGGATAGGCTTTTCCTTCCTCTTCGCCACGGTGGCGGTCTACGCCGGCATAGGTGTGCTGAGCCGCACCACCGACCCCGACGAGTACTACGTGGCCGGCCGGCGCGTGCCCGCGCTCTACAACGGCATGGCCACCAGCGCCGACTGGATGAGCGCGGCCAGCTTCATCGGCATGGCCGGCACGCTCTATCTCTCGGGCTATGGCGGCCTGGCCTTCGTGCTGGGCTGGACCGGCGGCTTCTGCCTGGTGGCCCTGGGCCTGGCGCCCTATCTGCGGCGCTTCGGCAAGTACACCGTGCCCGACTTCCTGGGCGACCGTTACGGCAGCAATGCCGTGCGCCTGATCGCGGCGCTGGCGGCGATTGCCGTCTCCTTCATCTATGTGGTGGCCCAGATCTACGGCGTGGGCCTGATCACGGCACGGCTCTCGGGCCTGACCTTCGAGATCGGGGTCTTCGTGGGCCTGGGCGGGGTGCTGGTTTGCTCCTTCCTGGGCGGCATGCGGGCCGTCACCTGGACCCAGGTGGGGCAGTACATCATTCTGATCGTGGCCTATCTGGTGCCGGTGGTCTGGCTCTCGGTCAAGCAGACCGGCTCGCCCGTGCCCCAGGCCGTCTACGGCTATCAGCTGCAGCAGATCAGCCAGCGCGAGCATGAGCTGCGCGAGGATCCGGCCGAGCTGCAGGTGATCGCCGCCCTGGAGCGCCGGGCCGAGACCCTGCGCCGTCAGCTGCAGGATGTGCCGGCCGCCCTGGCCCGCGAGCGCAGCGAGAACCTGGCCCGCGTGGCCCGGCTCAAGGCCGATGACGCGCCCCTGGCCGAGATCCAGGCGGCCGAGAAGAAGCTGGGCACCATGCCCCGCACCCCGGCCGAGGCCCGCGAGCTCTGGCAGCGCCAACTGGCCGCCTACGAGGCGCGGGCCAAACCGCTGGGCGGCATGCCGCCCCATGCGCAGGCTTTTGCGGGCGATCCCGAGGGGGATGCCGCGGCCCAGCGCAGCTTCGAGGAGTCGCGCCGCAACTTCCTGGCCCTGGTCTTCTGCCTGGTGGTGGGCACGGCCGGCCTGCCCCACATCCTCAACCGCAGCTACACCACGCCCTCGGTGCGCGAGGCGCGCGAATCCGTGGGCTGGTCCCTGTTCTTCATCGGCCTGCTCTACATCACGGCGCCGGCCCTGGCGGTGATGGTGAAGTTCGAGGTCTTCGATGCCCTGGTGGGCACGCCCTTCGGCCAGCTGCCCAGCTGGATCGCGCAATGGGCCAAGGTGGATCCCGGGCTGCTCTCGGTGTCCGACCTCAATGGCGACGGCCTGCTCCAGCTCGGCGAGATGCAGATCGGCGGCGACATCGTCATGCTGGTCACGCCCGAGCTGGCGGGCCTGCCCTATGTGGTCTCGGGCATGGTGGCAGCCGGAGGCCTGGCCGCCGCCCTGTCCACGGCCGACGGTCTGCTGCTCACCATCTCCAGCGCCCTGGCGCACGACATCTATCACCGGGTGATCAATCCGCGGGCCTCGGCGCCCAAGCGGGTGATGGTGTCAAAGACCATGCTGCTGCTCACGGCCCTGGCGGCCGCGGCCGTGGCGGCGCAGAAGCCCGCCGACATCCTGCTGCTGGTGGCGGCGGCCTTCTCGCTGGCGGGCGCGGCCTTTGTGCCGGTGCTGCTGCTGGGCGTGTTCTGGCGCCGCGCCAATGCCTGGGGTGCCATCGCGGGCATGCTGGTGGGGCTGGGGGTGACGGCCTGGTACATGGTCAGCGCCCATCCGGGCTTGCGCGCCAGCCTGGGTCTGTCCGGCCCGCCGCTGCTGTGGTGGGGCATACAGCCCATCTCGGCCGGGGTCTTCGGCGTGCCCGCCAGCTTGGCGGCGGCCGTGCTGGTGAGCCTGCTGACGCCGCGCCGGGTGGCGGGCGAGACCCTGGCCGGCGAGCTGCGACACCCGCCGCCGGTCTGA
- a CDS encoding acyl-CoA desaturase, which translates to MNKSLTRQLSHEELEKFGAEIEALRAKTVADLGARDARYIRNIYKLVRWSELAGRALLMIGAFLPTPWLIGFWILGTLGLALSKIVDNMELGHNVIHGQYDWMGDPHFKGKEFEWDIVATSENWRKTHNFRHHTYTNIHGLDDDIGYGVLRLFPEQRWTPAALLQPLYAVIFALMFQWGVAIQDLRLGQLFGPRRKAARAELRRAGVPVLKKVGRQLFKDYLLFPLLAGPGFLVVFTGNLVANGLRNLWTYTIIFCGHFTTEVETFPKGVLKNETRAHWYWRQIRGSSNLSGGFVLNTLSGNLSHQIEHHLFPDVPANRYVEMAPVVREICKRYGVHYNTGSLPAQFGQVIWRILRHALPSRPRATRLAGARG; encoded by the coding sequence ATGAACAAGTCCCTGACCCGTCAACTCTCCCACGAAGAGCTGGAGAAGTTCGGCGCCGAGATCGAGGCCCTGCGTGCCAAGACCGTGGCCGATCTGGGCGCGCGCGATGCGCGCTACATCCGCAATATCTACAAGCTGGTGCGCTGGAGCGAGCTGGCCGGCCGCGCCCTGCTGATGATCGGCGCCTTCCTGCCCACGCCCTGGCTGATCGGCTTCTGGATCCTGGGCACGCTGGGTCTGGCCCTGTCCAAGATCGTGGACAACATGGAGCTGGGCCACAACGTCATCCACGGTCAGTACGACTGGATGGGTGACCCCCACTTCAAGGGCAAGGAATTCGAGTGGGACATCGTGGCCACCAGCGAGAACTGGCGCAAGACCCACAACTTCCGCCACCACACCTACACCAATATCCACGGCCTGGATGACGATATCGGCTACGGCGTGCTGCGCCTCTTCCCCGAGCAGCGCTGGACGCCCGCGGCCCTGCTGCAGCCGCTCTATGCGGTGATCTTCGCCCTGATGTTCCAGTGGGGCGTGGCCATCCAGGACCTGCGCCTGGGTCAGCTCTTCGGGCCACGCCGCAAGGCCGCACGCGCCGAGCTGCGCCGCGCCGGCGTGCCGGTGCTCAAGAAGGTGGGGCGCCAGCTCTTCAAGGACTATCTGCTCTTCCCGCTGCTGGCCGGCCCGGGCTTCCTGGTCGTGTTCACCGGCAATCTGGTGGCCAACGGCCTGCGCAACCTCTGGACCTACACCATCATCTTCTGCGGCCACTTCACCACCGAGGTGGAGACCTTCCCCAAGGGCGTGCTGAAGAACGAGACCCGGGCCCACTGGTACTGGCGCCAGATCCGCGGCTCCTCCAACCTCTCGGGCGGCTTTGTGCTCAACACCCTGTCCGGTAATCTGAGCCACCAGATCGAGCACCATCTGTTCCCGGACGTGCCGGCCAACCGCTATGTGGAGATGGCGCCGGTGGTGCGCGAGATCTGCAAGCGCTACGGCGTGCACTACAACACCGGCTCCCTGCCGGCCCAGTTCGGCCAGGTGATCTGGCGCATCCTGCGCCACGCCCTGCCCAGCCGCCCGCGTGCCACGCGCCTGGCGGGTGCCCGCGGCTGA
- a CDS encoding ferredoxin reductase, with translation MSTLASERGGLLRRLVGPLVDPAVFDFWLGLLNRSWTWDRPLARVLERRAESADAVTLVLKPNRHWRGFRAGQHLNIGAEIDGRRVTRSYSLSDQPRADGRIAITVKRVEGGKLSNYLCDQVRVGELLSIDAAYGDLHWPAPGEAAGLFLAAGSGITPLMSLTRAWAAAGAPGSLSLIYWARSAEQLCFAQELRALAEAQPRFRLHLMLTQDAQAPAARIHADQLQALLGPSEGWQGLQVLACGPGGFVDTARQLLAPRVQRFQAEAFSPAAPLALDEVRPVTVELRRSGRSLTLSSGESLLSALEAQGLRPPSGCRMGICHSCVCTKHEGQVQNLQTGEREAEPGSQLRLCVNRACGDLSLDL, from the coding sequence GTGTCCACTCTTGCATCTGAGCGCGGCGGTCTGCTGCGCCGTCTGGTTGGTCCCCTGGTGGATCCGGCCGTCTTCGATTTCTGGCTGGGCCTGCTGAATCGCAGCTGGACCTGGGACCGCCCGCTGGCACGGGTGCTGGAGCGACGGGCCGAATCGGCCGACGCCGTGACCCTGGTGCTCAAGCCCAACCGCCACTGGCGCGGCTTCCGGGCCGGCCAGCATCTGAATATCGGCGCCGAGATCGATGGTCGCCGCGTCACCCGCAGCTACAGTCTGAGCGATCAGCCGCGCGCGGACGGCCGCATCGCCATCACCGTCAAGCGGGTGGAGGGCGGCAAGCTGTCCAACTACCTCTGCGACCAGGTCCGCGTGGGCGAGCTGCTGTCCATTGACGCGGCCTATGGCGATCTGCACTGGCCCGCCCCGGGCGAGGCCGCGGGCCTCTTCCTGGCGGCCGGCAGCGGCATCACGCCGCTGATGAGCCTGACCCGGGCCTGGGCCGCCGCCGGCGCGCCGGGTTCCCTGAGCCTGATCTACTGGGCCCGCAGCGCCGAGCAGCTCTGCTTTGCCCAGGAGCTGCGTGCCCTGGCCGAGGCCCAGCCGCGCTTTCGCCTGCACCTGATGCTGACCCAGGATGCCCAGGCCCCGGCGGCCCGCATCCATGCCGACCAGCTCCAGGCCCTGCTGGGTCCCAGCGAGGGCTGGCAGGGCCTGCAGGTGCTGGCCTGCGGCCCGGGCGGCTTTGTGGACACGGCGCGCCAGCTGCTGGCGCCGCGGGTGCAGCGTTTCCAGGCCGAGGCCTTCTCGCCGGCCGCGCCCCTGGCGCTGGACGAGGTGCGCCCCGTCACCGTGGAGCTGCGCCGCAGCGGCCGCAGCCTGACGCTCAGCAGCGGCGAGAGCCTGCTCAGCGCCCTGGAGGCCCAGGGCCTGCGTCCGCCCTCGGGCTGCCGCATGGGCATCTGCCACAGCTGCGTCTGCACCAAGCACGAGGGCCAGGTGCAGAACCTGCAAACCGGCGAGCGCGAGGCCGAGCCCGGCAGCCAGCTGCGCCTGTGCGTCAACCGCGCCTGCGGTGACCTCAGTCTGGATCTTTGA
- the fabR gene encoding HTH-type transcriptional repressor FabR encodes MTSLLLPEVDPAALPLAPATPGRKAVISREDIVQAALKLVGPHRSVSTLSLREVAREAGIAPNSFYRQFRDMDELAVTLIDMAGQSLREIIGEARLRASHGNSVVRSAVQAFMEQLRSDDRLLHILLREGTVGSDAFKHAVDRQLLFFEDELRLDLIRLAEVNGTGLYEPALTAKAITRLVFAMGATAMDLPHDKLPELTEQLIVMVRMIITGTQTMAVVGSPDH; translated from the coding sequence ATGACAAGCCTTTTATTGCCCGAAGTGGACCCCGCCGCCCTTCCGCTCGCCCCGGCCACACCGGGCCGCAAGGCGGTGATTTCCCGCGAGGACATCGTGCAAGCCGCCCTCAAGCTGGTAGGGCCGCACCGCAGCGTCTCCACCCTGAGCCTGCGCGAGGTGGCCCGCGAGGCCGGCATCGCCCCCAACAGCTTCTACCGCCAGTTCCGCGACATGGACGAGCTGGCCGTGACCCTGATCGATATGGCGGGCCAGTCCCTGCGCGAGATCATCGGTGAGGCCCGGCTGCGCGCCAGTCACGGCAATAGCGTGGTGCGCAGCGCCGTGCAGGCCTTCATGGAGCAGCTGCGCTCGGATGACCGACTGCTGCACATCCTGCTGCGCGAGGGCACGGTGGGCTCGGACGCCTTCAAGCACGCGGTGGACCGCCAGCTGCTCTTCTTCGAAGATGAGCTCCGCCTGGACCTGATCCGCCTGGCCGAGGTCAACGGAACCGGGCTCTACGAACCGGCCCTCACCGCCAAGGCCATCACCCGCCTGGTCTTCGCCATGGGCGCCACGGCCATGGATCTGCCCCACGACAAGCTGCCCGAGCTGACCGAGCAGCTGATCGTGATGGTGCGCATGATCATCACCGGCACCCAGACCATGGCGGTGGTGGGCTCGCCGGATCATTGA
- the ppsA gene encoding phosphoenolpyruvate synthase produces the protein MSSRYEPTALVVPFENLRMTDVEVVGGKNASLGEMISQLAATGVRVPGGFATTAHAFREFLKHEGLDQRIQARLSTLDTDDVKALAEVGAEIRGWVEAQPFPADLEAQIRSAFAELTAGNPAASFAVRSSATAEDLPDASFAGQQETFLNVVGIEEVLHKMKEVFASLYNDRAISYRVHKGFAHADVALSAGVQRMVRSDLGSAGVMFTIDTESGFKDVVFITASYGLGETVVQGAVNPDEFYVHKPALKNGKFPVIRRNLGSKLIRMEFATPEEKAASGRLVKTVDTAPEARNRYSLADAEVVELAQYALIIEQHYGRPMDIEWGRDGIDGKLYILQARPETVKSQAEGQVEHSYKLKGHSAVLAEGRAIGQKIGTGPVRLVHSVAEMERVQPGDVLVTDMTDPNWEPVMKRASAIVTNRGGRTCHAAIIARELGIPAVVGCGDATEKLKDGQLVTVACSEGDTGYIYDGLLETEVSEVHRGELPYCPIKIMMNVGNPQLAFNFAQMPSAGVGLARLEFIINNNIGVHPKAILDYPNIDADLKKAVESVARGHASPRAFYVDKLVEGVATIAAAFFPRPVIVRLSDFKSNEYKKLIGGSRYEPDEENPMLGFRGASRYISGEFSDAFAMECEALKRVRNEMGLTNVELMVPFVRTVKQAERVVGMLAERGLKRAAAGGQDGLRIIMMCEVPSNAILAEQFLEHFDGMSIGSNDLTQLTLGLDRDSGLELLAGDFDERDPAVKAMISRAITACRATGKYIGICGQGPSDHPDFADWLAGEGIVSISLNPDSVIETWQRLAKR, from the coding sequence ATGTCCTCTCGCTACGAGCCGACCGCCCTGGTCGTTCCCTTTGAGAATCTGAGAATGACGGACGTCGAGGTGGTTGGCGGCAAGAACGCCAGCCTCGGCGAAATGATCTCGCAGCTCGCCGCCACCGGCGTGCGCGTGCCCGGCGGCTTTGCCACCACGGCGCACGCCTTCCGCGAGTTCCTCAAGCATGAGGGCCTGGACCAGCGCATCCAGGCGCGCCTGTCCACCCTGGATACCGACGACGTCAAGGCCCTGGCCGAGGTCGGCGCCGAGATCCGCGGCTGGGTGGAGGCGCAGCCTTTCCCGGCCGATCTGGAAGCCCAGATCCGCAGCGCCTTTGCCGAGCTGACCGCCGGCAACCCCGCCGCCTCCTTTGCCGTGCGTTCCTCCGCCACCGCGGAAGACCTGCCCGACGCCTCCTTTGCCGGCCAGCAGGAAACCTTCCTGAACGTGGTGGGCATCGAGGAGGTGCTGCACAAGATGAAGGAGGTCTTCGCCTCCCTCTACAACGACCGCGCCATCAGCTACCGCGTGCACAAGGGCTTTGCCCACGCCGATGTGGCCCTGTCGGCCGGCGTGCAGCGCATGGTGCGCTCCGACCTGGGCTCGGCCGGCGTGATGTTCACCATCGACACCGAGAGCGGCTTCAAGGACGTGGTCTTCATCACGGCCAGCTACGGCCTGGGCGAGACGGTGGTGCAGGGCGCTGTGAACCCGGACGAGTTCTATGTGCACAAGCCGGCGCTGAAGAACGGCAAGTTCCCGGTGATCCGCCGCAATCTGGGCTCCAAGCTGATCCGCATGGAGTTCGCCACGCCCGAGGAAAAGGCCGCCAGCGGCCGCCTGGTCAAGACCGTGGACACCGCGCCCGAGGCGCGCAACCGCTACTCCCTGGCCGACGCCGAGGTGGTGGAACTGGCTCAGTACGCGCTGATCATCGAGCAGCACTACGGCCGCCCCATGGACATCGAGTGGGGCCGTGACGGCATCGACGGCAAGCTCTACATCCTGCAGGCCCGCCCCGAGACGGTGAAGAGCCAGGCCGAGGGCCAGGTCGAGCACAGCTACAAGCTCAAGGGCCACAGCGCCGTGCTGGCCGAGGGCCGCGCCATCGGTCAGAAGATCGGCACCGGCCCGGTGCGCCTGGTCCACAGCGTGGCCGAGATGGAGCGCGTGCAGCCCGGCGATGTGCTGGTTACCGACATGACCGACCCGAACTGGGAGCCGGTGATGAAGCGCGCCAGCGCCATCGTCACCAACCGCGGCGGCCGCACCTGCCACGCCGCCATCATCGCGCGCGAGCTGGGCATCCCGGCCGTGGTGGGCTGCGGTGACGCCACCGAGAAGCTCAAGGATGGTCAGCTGGTCACCGTGGCCTGCTCGGAAGGCGACACCGGCTACATCTACGACGGCCTGCTGGAAACCGAGGTCAGCGAGGTGCACCGCGGCGAGCTGCCGTACTGCCCCATCAAGATCATGATGAATGTGGGCAACCCGCAGCTGGCCTTCAACTTCGCGCAGATGCCCAGCGCCGGCGTGGGTCTGGCCCGCCTCGAGTTCATCATCAACAACAATATCGGCGTCCATCCCAAGGCCATCCTGGACTATCCGAACATCGATGCCGACCTGAAGAAGGCCGTGGAGTCCGTGGCCCGTGGCCACGCCTCGCCGCGCGCCTTCTACGTGGACAAGCTGGTCGAGGGCGTGGCCACCATCGCCGCCGCCTTCTTCCCGCGTCCGGTGATCGTGCGGCTCTCCGACTTCAAGAGCAACGAGTACAAGAAGCTGATCGGCGGCTCGCGCTATGAGCCGGATGAAGAGAACCCCATGCTGGGCTTCCGTGGCGCCTCGCGCTACATCAGCGGCGAGTTCAGCGATGCCTTCGCCATGGAGTGCGAGGCGCTCAAGCGCGTGCGCAACGAGATGGGCCTGACCAATGTGGAGCTGATGGTGCCCTTTGTGCGCACCGTCAAGCAGGCCGAGCGCGTGGTGGGCATGCTGGCCGAGCGCGGCCTCAAGCGCGCCGCCGCCGGCGGTCAGGACGGGCTGCGCATCATCATGATGTGCGAGGTGCCGTCCAACGCCATCCTGGCCGAGCAGTTCCTGGAGCATTTCGACGGCATGTCCATCGGCTCCAATGACCTGACCCAGCTGACCCTGGGCCTGGACCGCGACTCCGGCCTGGAACTGCTGGCCGGCGACTTCGATGAGCGCGACCCTGCCGTCAAGGCCATGATCTCGCGCGCCATCACCGCCTGTCGCGCCACCGGCAAGTACATCGGCATCTGCGGCCAGGGCCCCAGCGACCACCCGGACTTCGCCGACTGGCTGGCCGGCGAGGGCATCGTGTCCATCTCGCTGAACCCGGACTCCGTGATCGAGACCTGGCAGCGCCTGGCCAAGCGCTGA
- a CDS encoding pyruvate, water dikinase regulatory protein: MNTQRTVYFVSDGTGITAETFGNSILAQFPMKPRHVRRPFVDSAEKAYAVVREINETGEREGQRAIVFATLVDRDVLKIVRDHCQGRVIDMFATFIEPLEEEFGVKSNHRVGRFSDVARSQEYHDRIEAINFSLAHDDGQSAKNLVSADVILVGVSRCGKTPTSLYLAMQHGIKAANYPLIPEDFERGKLPASLLPHKAKCFGLTIDPDRLAQVRNERRPGSKYADMMNCRYEVNEAEKMMKREGISWLSSTHKSIEEIATTILRDIRPDRLIY; this comes from the coding sequence ATGAACACCCAGCGCACCGTGTACTTTGTCTCCGACGGCACCGGCATCACGGCAGAAACCTTCGGCAACTCCATCCTGGCCCAGTTCCCGATGAAGCCCCGCCATGTGCGCCGCCCCTTCGTGGACAGTGCCGAGAAGGCCTATGCCGTGGTGCGCGAGATCAACGAGACCGGTGAGCGCGAGGGCCAGCGCGCCATCGTCTTCGCCACCCTGGTGGACCGCGATGTGCTCAAGATCGTGCGCGACCACTGCCAAGGCCGGGTGATCGATATGTTCGCCACCTTCATCGAGCCGCTGGAGGAGGAGTTCGGCGTCAAGAGCAATCACCGGGTGGGCCGTTTCTCGGACGTGGCGCGCAGCCAGGAGTACCACGACCGCATCGAGGCCATCAACTTCTCCCTGGCCCATGACGACGGCCAGTCGGCCAAGAACCTGGTCTCGGCCGATGTGATCCTGGTGGGCGTGAGCCGCTGCGGCAAGACGCCCACCTCGCTCTACCTGGCCATGCAGCATGGCATCAAGGCCGCCAACTATCCCTTGATCCCCGAGGACTTCGAGCGCGGCAAGCTGCCGGCCAGCCTGCTGCCGCACAAGGCCAAGTGCTTCGGCCTGACCATCGACCCCGACCGCCTGGCCCAGGTGCGCAACGAGCGCCGCCCCGGCAGCAAGTACGCGGACATGATGAACTGTCGCTACGAGGTGAACGAGGCCGAGAAGATGATGAAGCGCGAGGGCATCTCCTGGCTCTCCTCGACCCACAAGTCCATCGAGGAAATCGCCACCACCATCCTGCGCGACATCCGGCCGGACCGCCTGATCTACTGA
- a CDS encoding DMT family transporter encodes MPLSALALVLCAALLHAIWNLGAKKAGGNHHFVLASSAGVSLLWAPLALWLGWSEILHWPASHWWVALASAVLHLLYFNALLAGYRASDLNIVYPVARGSGPALSAMAAVLLLGEQLGLAGGLGLAAVVGGILLIAAGPGLWRHREGEAAQRRQRGILWGALTGAMIASYTVVDAYAVKVLLISPIVLDWICNVLRVPFMVPAVWRDRAGFMPALRRQWPYVLMVATLGPLAYVLVLYAMQLAPLSRVAPARELSMLVAALLGGQLLGEQEKGWRLLGAACIAAGVIALTL; translated from the coding sequence ATGCCGCTCTCCGCCCTGGCGCTGGTGCTCTGCGCCGCGCTGCTGCATGCCATCTGGAACCTCGGCGCCAAGAAGGCCGGTGGCAACCACCACTTCGTGCTGGCCAGCTCGGCCGGCGTGAGCCTGCTGTGGGCGCCCCTGGCCCTGTGGCTGGGCTGGTCCGAGATCCTGCACTGGCCCGCCAGCCACTGGTGGGTGGCCCTGGCCAGCGCCGTGCTGCACCTGCTGTACTTCAACGCCCTGCTGGCCGGCTACCGGGCCTCGGACCTGAACATCGTCTACCCCGTGGCGCGCGGCAGCGGCCCGGCACTTTCGGCCATGGCCGCGGTACTGCTGCTGGGCGAGCAGCTGGGCCTGGCCGGCGGCCTGGGGCTGGCGGCCGTGGTGGGCGGCATCCTGCTGATCGCCGCCGGTCCGGGCCTGTGGCGCCACCGCGAGGGCGAGGCCGCCCAGCGCCGGCAGCGCGGCATTCTCTGGGGTGCGCTCACCGGCGCCATGATCGCCAGCTACACCGTGGTGGACGCCTATGCGGTCAAGGTGCTGCTGATCTCGCCCATCGTGCTGGACTGGATCTGCAATGTGCTGCGCGTGCCCTTCATGGTGCCCGCGGTCTGGCGCGACCGCGCTGGCTTCATGCCCGCCCTGCGCCGGCAGTGGCCCTATGTGCTGATGGTGGCCACGCTGGGGCCGCTGGCCTATGTGCTGGTGCTCTATGCCATGCAGCTCGCACCGCTCTCGCGCGTGGCGCCGGCGCGCGAGCTCTCCATGCTGGTGGCGGCCCTGCTGGGCGGCCAGTTGCTGGGCGAGCAGGAAAAGGGCTGGCGCCTGCTGGGTGCGGCCTGCATCGCCGCGGGCGTGATCGCGCTGACGCTCTGA